The following proteins are co-located in the Shouchella hunanensis genome:
- the priA gene encoding primosomal protein N', with amino-acid sequence MIARIIVDVPTAQTDRLFDYKIPSEWETLVQPGIRVVVPFGPRKIQGFVIERTETSDVKNMKAIIEVLDPVPVLSEELLALGKWLAKATICFQVTAFQAMLPAALKTKVSKIIQMRVERTELPEQIRTLFGNGNHLNWDELKKGEPSDLLTMKKALEAGLVEIEYATKAHTKMKTERFVTVSDVRESELESLQRKAKKQYELIQFLKGKQRPLPSQQAIAETKSSRATLKALLDKGFVQEWAQEVYRDPTSNDTFTRSEPLVLTPKQQEALQVISRPIEEDRYETVLLHGVTGSGKTEIYLQAIAKVLQKGQEAIMLVPEISLTPQMVNRFKARFGNLVAIMHSGLSNGEKYDEWRKIHRKEVSVVVGARSAVFAPFTNLGLLIIDEEHESSYKQEEAPRYHTRDVAKYRGANHRAPVLLGSATPSVETFARAKKGNYTLVSLQERVNARPMPEVEIVDMREELRNGNRSMFSRALLQGLRERLDRKEQTVLFLNRRGYSTFVMCRDCGYVATCDYCDISYTYHRKGHSLKCHYCGDEKPMPTTCTECGSEHIRFFGSGTQKVEEELYKYFPEANVIRMDVDTTRKKGSHKTLLDAFGQGKGDILLGTQMIAKGLDFPNITLVGVLAADSMLHIPDFRSAERTFQVLEQVAGRAGRAELTGEVIVQSYTPEHYSIQLVKQHDYEQFFASEMRIRKQGGYPPYYYMALLTISDQDLATVIKTSGKIADYLKRTLSEETVILGPVVSPIARIKDRYRYQCVIKYKHEPKLYETLETVLHHYQRDTTTKRLSISMDVHPYFFM; translated from the coding sequence GTGATTGCGCGCATTATCGTAGACGTACCTACTGCACAGACAGATCGACTCTTTGATTATAAGATTCCAAGCGAATGGGAGACGCTTGTTCAGCCAGGTATTCGGGTCGTCGTACCATTTGGACCGCGAAAAATTCAAGGTTTTGTGATTGAGCGAACCGAAACAAGTGACGTCAAGAATATGAAAGCTATTATTGAAGTACTTGATCCTGTACCGGTTTTAAGCGAAGAATTGTTAGCCCTTGGCAAATGGTTAGCAAAGGCAACGATTTGCTTTCAAGTTACTGCCTTTCAAGCGATGTTACCGGCGGCATTAAAGACAAAAGTTTCTAAGATCATTCAAATGAGGGTCGAAAGAACAGAGCTGCCCGAGCAGATACGTACCCTATTTGGCAATGGAAATCATTTGAATTGGGATGAACTAAAAAAAGGGGAACCTAGCGATCTTCTCACAATGAAAAAGGCTCTTGAAGCAGGCCTTGTTGAAATTGAATATGCAACAAAGGCTCATACAAAAATGAAAACAGAACGGTTTGTTACAGTTAGCGATGTACGCGAATCAGAGCTAGAATCCTTACAGCGAAAAGCAAAGAAACAGTATGAACTGATTCAATTCTTGAAAGGGAAGCAGCGACCTTTACCGTCACAGCAAGCTATAGCTGAAACGAAATCGAGTCGTGCAACCCTAAAAGCTTTACTTGATAAAGGGTTTGTTCAGGAATGGGCACAAGAAGTGTACCGAGATCCGACAAGCAATGATACATTTACAAGGTCTGAGCCGCTTGTATTAACACCAAAGCAACAAGAGGCACTCCAAGTTATTTCTCGTCCCATTGAGGAAGACCGGTATGAAACGGTGCTACTACACGGTGTTACAGGAAGCGGTAAAACGGAAATCTATTTACAAGCCATTGCTAAAGTACTTCAAAAAGGCCAAGAAGCCATCATGCTTGTTCCGGAAATCTCTCTTACCCCACAAATGGTGAATCGCTTTAAAGCTCGATTCGGCAATTTAGTAGCTATTATGCACTCTGGTTTATCCAATGGAGAAAAATACGACGAGTGGCGAAAGATCCACCGAAAAGAAGTTAGTGTTGTTGTAGGTGCTCGTTCTGCTGTATTTGCACCATTTACAAACCTCGGTTTACTTATTATTGATGAAGAGCATGAATCAAGTTACAAACAAGAAGAAGCACCACGTTACCACACAAGAGATGTTGCGAAATACCGTGGAGCGAACCATCGAGCGCCAGTCTTATTAGGAAGTGCGACCCCATCAGTTGAAACGTTTGCCCGTGCAAAGAAAGGCAACTATACGTTGGTTTCATTGCAAGAACGAGTAAATGCGCGGCCGATGCCTGAAGTAGAAATTGTGGACATGCGTGAGGAGCTTCGCAATGGCAATCGTTCAATGTTCTCTAGAGCGTTGCTTCAAGGGCTTAGGGAGCGGTTGGATCGAAAAGAGCAAACGGTGCTATTTTTAAATCGTCGTGGTTATTCAACATTTGTTATGTGTAGAGATTGTGGGTATGTGGCAACATGTGATTATTGTGATATCTCTTACACCTACCATCGTAAAGGGCATTCATTAAAATGCCATTACTGTGGCGACGAGAAACCAATGCCAACGACGTGCACGGAGTGTGGAAGCGAGCACATTCGATTCTTCGGCTCAGGCACGCAAAAAGTGGAAGAAGAGCTGTATAAATATTTTCCAGAAGCGAACGTTATTCGAATGGATGTCGACACAACTAGAAAGAAAGGCTCTCATAAGACATTACTCGATGCTTTTGGACAAGGCAAAGGTGATATTTTACTTGGTACCCAAATGATTGCAAAAGGGCTTGATTTTCCAAACATTACGTTAGTCGGCGTCCTCGCTGCAGATTCTATGCTGCATATTCCTGATTTTCGAAGCGCAGAGCGGACGTTTCAAGTGCTAGAACAAGTTGCAGGTCGAGCGGGACGAGCAGAATTAACAGGAGAAGTGATTGTTCAATCATACACGCCAGAACATTACAGCATTCAGCTTGTTAAGCAACATGATTATGAGCAATTTTTCGCAAGTGAAATGAGAATTCGTAAGCAAGGTGGCTATCCACCATATTATTATATGGCTCTTCTCACCATTTCCGATCAAGACCTGGCAACAGTAATAAAAACGTCCGGAAAAATAGCGGATTACTTAAAGCGTACCTTAAGCGAAGAAACGGTTATTCTTGGTCCTGTTGTCTCGCCTATTGCCCGTATCAAAGATAGATATCGCTATCAATGCGTGATAAAATATAAGCATGAGCCGAAATTATATGAGACGTTAGAAACCGTATTGCATCACTACCAACGGGATACAACAACGAAACGGTTATCGATTAGTATGGATGTCCATCCGTACTTTTTTATGTAA
- the coaBC gene encoding bifunctional phosphopantothenoylcysteine decarboxylase/phosphopantothenate--cysteine ligase CoaBC: MLKNKTIVIGVSGGIAAFKSAALVSKLTQAGANVYVVMTESAKQFIAPTTFQALSRNEVYTDTFYEPDSTKIAHIDIADQADLVLVAPASANTVAKVANGIADNMLTTMLLATKAPVVFAPAMNVNMYDHPATQRNLQQLKAYGFQVIEPNAGYLACGWVGKGRMAEPEDLLELVQLMCLDQTVFTGKRVLITAGPTREKIDPVRYLSNYSSGKTGYALATEARNRGAHVTLVSGPTGLKPPSGVEVVSIQSAEDLYEEVTKRFNDVDIVVKSAAVADYAPEIVENQKRKKQTNQWSLPLKKTRDTLKRLGELKQSQVLVGFAAESQDVEFYAKDKLERKNLDLIVANNITTEGAGFDHDTNIVTVYAKDHYEKRYPLASKKDVALHIFDEIEAYMKRSGAL; this comes from the coding sequence GTGTTAAAAAACAAAACAATCGTTATTGGAGTAAGTGGAGGAATTGCTGCTTTTAAAAGCGCAGCATTAGTGAGCAAACTAACACAAGCTGGGGCTAACGTCTATGTTGTGATGACCGAGTCTGCAAAACAGTTTATTGCTCCAACGACATTCCAAGCTCTGTCTAGAAATGAAGTCTATACGGATACATTTTATGAGCCTGATTCAACAAAGATTGCACATATTGATATTGCAGATCAAGCCGATCTTGTCCTTGTTGCACCTGCTAGTGCAAATACAGTGGCAAAGGTAGCAAATGGAATCGCTGATAATATGTTAACGACGATGCTATTAGCAACAAAAGCACCTGTCGTTTTTGCTCCAGCTATGAACGTTAATATGTATGATCATCCAGCCACGCAAAGAAATTTGCAGCAATTAAAAGCGTATGGCTTTCAAGTAATTGAACCGAATGCAGGATATTTAGCTTGTGGATGGGTCGGCAAAGGTCGAATGGCTGAGCCGGAAGATTTACTAGAGCTCGTTCAACTAATGTGTTTAGATCAAACCGTATTTACCGGAAAGCGCGTATTAATTACAGCAGGTCCAACTCGGGAAAAAATCGACCCTGTTCGGTATTTGTCGAACTATTCTTCTGGCAAAACAGGCTACGCGCTTGCGACAGAAGCGAGAAATCGCGGAGCTCACGTGACGCTTGTATCAGGACCAACAGGGTTAAAGCCTCCTAGTGGTGTAGAGGTTGTATCGATACAATCAGCTGAAGACCTCTATGAGGAAGTGACAAAGCGATTTAATGATGTTGATATTGTTGTGAAGTCTGCTGCAGTGGCAGATTATGCTCCTGAAATAGTCGAAAATCAAAAGCGTAAAAAGCAAACGAATCAATGGTCTTTACCGCTAAAGAAAACCCGCGATACGTTGAAGCGACTAGGTGAGTTAAAGCAGAGCCAAGTGCTTGTTGGGTTTGCAGCTGAATCTCAAGACGTCGAATTCTACGCAAAAGACAAGCTTGAACGAAAAAACCTAGACCTCATTGTTGCAAATAATATTACAACGGAAGGCGCAGGGTTTGATCACGATACAAATATCGTGACTGTTTATGCAAAAGACCATTATGAGAAACGTTATCCACTTGCATCAAAGAAAGATGTGGCTCTTCATATTTTTGATGAAATTGAAGCCTATATGAAAAGAAGCGGCGCCTTGTGA
- the rpoZ gene encoding DNA-directed RNA polymerase subunit omega produces MLYPSIDSLLEKLDSKYSLVTVSSRRAREMKEVASRVPLATQPKSYKFVGLALEEIVQDRLTHRVPSQDETDNKE; encoded by the coding sequence ATGCTTTATCCATCCATTGATAGCCTATTAGAAAAACTTGATTCAAAATATTCGCTTGTGACCGTATCTTCAAGACGTGCACGAGAAATGAAAGAAGTAGCTAGTCGAGTCCCCCTTGCAACCCAACCGAAATCGTATAAATTTGTTGGATTAGCGTTAGAAGAAATTGTGCAAGATCGTTTAACCCATCGCGTTCCGTCACAAGACGAAACGGACAATAAAGAGTAA
- the gmk gene encoding guanylate kinase gives MKREKGLLIVLSGPAGVGKGTVCGALRKQDTAIEYSVSATTRKPRAGEEHGVNYFFKSREEFKEMIQNDALLEWAEYVGNFYGTPIDYVRETINAGRDIILEIEVQGAQKVRKAFPEGVFIFLAPPSLKELRDRIVGRGTETEDIINERMHVAKEEIDLMRMYDYVVENDEVELAVERIKAIVTAEHCRRERLKYQELVEVKK, from the coding sequence ATGAAGCGAGAAAAGGGGCTATTAATCGTTCTATCAGGTCCAGCTGGTGTTGGAAAAGGGACGGTTTGTGGTGCTCTTCGGAAACAAGATACAGCGATTGAATACTCTGTTTCTGCGACAACGAGAAAGCCAAGAGCTGGGGAAGAACATGGAGTCAACTATTTCTTCAAATCGAGAGAAGAATTTAAAGAAATGATTCAAAATGACGCGTTACTCGAATGGGCGGAATATGTAGGGAATTTTTATGGAACGCCTATTGATTATGTTAGAGAAACAATTAATGCAGGTAGAGACATTATTTTAGAAATTGAAGTTCAAGGAGCACAAAAAGTTCGTAAAGCATTCCCAGAGGGTGTTTTTATTTTCTTAGCTCCACCAAGTTTAAAAGAACTACGCGATCGTATCGTTGGTCGAGGTACAGAAACAGAAGATATTATTAATGAACGGATGCATGTTGCTAAAGAAGAAATTGATTTAATGCGCATGTATGACTATGTTGTAGAAAATGATGAAGTGGAGCTTGCTGTCGAGCGCATTAAAGCGATTGTGACAGCTGAACACTGTCGCCGTGAACGATTAAAATACCAAGAATTAGTTGAGGTGAAGAAATAA
- the remA gene encoding extracellular matrix/biofilm regulator RemA, with product MTIKLINIGFGNIVSANRIISIVSPESAPIKRIMQEARERNMLIDATYGRRTRAVIVTDSDHVILSAVQPETVAQRLHTKDEEADEA from the coding sequence ATGACCATTAAATTAATCAACATTGGCTTCGGCAATATTGTCTCCGCAAATCGAATTATTTCGATTGTCAGTCCAGAATCGGCACCAATTAAGCGCATTATGCAGGAAGCTCGAGAACGGAATATGTTAATTGACGCGACATACGGAAGAAGAACTCGGGCTGTCATTGTGACAGATTCTGACCATGTAATCTTAAGTGCGGTTCAACCGGAGACTGTTGCCCAACGATTACATACGAAAGACGAAGAAGCTGACGAGGCTTAA
- a CDS encoding cation-translocating P-type ATPase gives MKWYNMKPEEVEHKTNASLSDGLTDKNVKKRIGTFGLNKLKEAEKASALATFLAQFKDFMVLVLLAATLISGLIGEMLDAVTIMGIVFLNAILGFVQERKAEKSLDALKELSAPQMNVLRNREWVKVLSSDIVPGDYVKISAGDRVGADLRLMSVSGLRIDEASLTGESVPTHKHEHAIEHKDVSLGDQENMAFMGTMVTQGSGTGIVVATGMKTEMGKIAHLLQGTTNVVTPLQRRLEQLGKTLIAVALLLTALVVGIGVIQGHDVQTMFISGVSLAVAAIPEGLPAIVTVALALGVQRMIKRRGIVRKLPAVETLGCASVICSDKTGTLTQNKMTVKELWTASEYVTVTGNGFETEGQFKEQESIVVPNKKPNLSRLLTYGVLCNNAALVEKEVREKRKKKTTLVLDGDPTEGALLISALKAGYSQAGLEEQFKRIQEFPFDSGRKMMTVIVKDKQGQSFVITKGAPDVVLAHCERIRKGTLDELLTGATRQQVNDVVEGMASKALRTIAIAYRPLKVGETCRTTTEAESNLTLIGIQGMMDPPREEAKQAIQECREAGIKTIMITGDHKITAAAIAKELTILPEGGLVIDGKTLDTLSVEDLEDRVDDIYVYARVSPEHKLKIVQALQKRDHIVAMTGDGVNDAPAIKAANIGIAMGITGTDVAKEASELVLADDNFLTIKEAIKEGRNIYENIRKFIRYMLASNVGEILVMLFAMILGMPLPLVAIQILWINLVTDGLPAIALGMDQAEGDVMKRKPRKQNESVFARGLGWKIISRGIMIGVVTIVAFALTYNNNPEQLILAQTVAFLTLVMAQLIHVFDCRSEYSIYHRNLFENKYLVGAVFISVLLMIAVIYVPQLQPIFHTVPLGLQEWLLVMGMAAIPTVVLGGFQLFKKQDVRTAQ, from the coding sequence ATGAAATGGTATAACATGAAGCCTGAAGAAGTGGAACATAAAACCAATGCAAGCTTGTCAGACGGGTTGACGGATAAGAATGTGAAAAAGCGAATTGGTACGTTTGGTTTGAACAAGCTTAAAGAGGCAGAGAAGGCGTCTGCTTTAGCAACTTTTTTAGCGCAGTTTAAAGACTTTATGGTTCTCGTATTACTCGCCGCTACACTAATATCTGGATTAATAGGAGAAATGCTGGACGCTGTGACGATTATGGGTATCGTCTTCCTTAATGCAATTCTAGGTTTTGTGCAAGAGCGAAAAGCAGAAAAGTCATTAGATGCCTTGAAAGAACTGTCGGCACCACAAATGAATGTTTTGCGAAATCGTGAATGGGTCAAAGTACTTTCCAGTGACATTGTACCTGGAGACTATGTGAAAATTAGTGCTGGAGATCGCGTTGGAGCTGACCTTCGATTGATGTCTGTGTCCGGTTTACGGATTGATGAAGCCTCTCTAACAGGTGAATCGGTTCCAACACATAAACATGAGCATGCCATTGAGCATAAAGACGTTTCACTAGGTGATCAAGAGAATATGGCTTTCATGGGCACCATGGTCACCCAAGGTAGTGGGACAGGAATTGTGGTTGCTACGGGAATGAAAACGGAGATGGGTAAAATTGCCCACCTTCTTCAAGGAACAACCAATGTTGTTACGCCATTGCAACGACGTCTTGAGCAACTTGGGAAGACGTTAATCGCTGTTGCATTGCTATTGACAGCTCTTGTTGTGGGCATTGGTGTAATTCAAGGACACGATGTACAGACGATGTTTATTTCAGGGGTGTCGTTGGCTGTCGCCGCTATTCCGGAAGGGTTACCTGCTATTGTAACGGTTGCATTAGCCCTTGGGGTACAGCGAATGATCAAGCGTCGAGGCATCGTTCGAAAGCTTCCAGCTGTTGAGACATTAGGATGTGCCTCTGTCATTTGTTCAGACAAAACTGGTACACTTACGCAAAATAAAATGACGGTTAAAGAGCTATGGACAGCTAGTGAGTACGTCACTGTTACCGGAAATGGCTTTGAAACAGAAGGCCAGTTTAAAGAACAAGAATCGATTGTTGTACCGAATAAAAAACCAAATTTAAGTCGTCTATTAACCTATGGCGTACTTTGCAATAACGCTGCTCTTGTAGAGAAGGAAGTGCGTGAAAAACGCAAAAAAAAGACAACACTTGTATTGGACGGGGATCCGACAGAGGGAGCACTCCTTATATCTGCTTTAAAAGCAGGTTATTCTCAAGCTGGTTTGGAAGAGCAATTTAAGCGAATTCAAGAGTTTCCGTTTGATTCGGGGAGAAAGATGATGACGGTTATTGTAAAGGATAAACAAGGGCAATCTTTTGTTATTACAAAAGGTGCACCAGACGTGGTCCTAGCTCACTGCGAGCGCATTCGCAAAGGAACGTTAGATGAATTGTTAACAGGGGCAACGCGACAGCAAGTGAATGACGTTGTTGAGGGTATGGCAAGTAAGGCGTTACGAACCATTGCTATTGCGTACCGTCCCCTAAAGGTAGGTGAAACGTGCCGAACGACGACAGAAGCAGAGTCGAATTTAACGCTTATTGGTATTCAAGGTATGATGGATCCTCCGCGAGAAGAAGCAAAGCAAGCGATTCAAGAGTGTCGTGAAGCGGGTATTAAAACGATTATGATTACAGGAGATCATAAAATTACAGCAGCAGCGATCGCAAAGGAATTAACCATTTTACCAGAAGGTGGTCTCGTTATAGATGGGAAGACGCTTGATACCCTCTCTGTTGAAGATCTTGAAGATAGGGTAGATGATATTTACGTTTATGCCAGAGTGTCACCAGAGCATAAATTAAAGATCGTTCAAGCTCTTCAAAAGCGTGACCATATCGTAGCGATGACAGGCGATGGCGTAAACGATGCGCCAGCTATAAAAGCGGCGAATATTGGAATTGCGATGGGGATTACAGGTACAGATGTTGCAAAAGAGGCGTCTGAATTAGTATTAGCCGATGATAATTTCTTAACGATTAAAGAAGCGATTAAGGAAGGGCGCAATATTTACGAAAATATTCGCAAATTTATTCGCTACATGCTAGCTTCCAATGTCGGCGAAATTTTAGTGATGTTATTTGCTATGATATTGGGAATGCCACTCCCACTAGTAGCGATACAAATACTATGGATTAATCTCGTAACAGATGGACTGCCAGCGATTGCATTAGGGATGGATCAGGCTGAAGGTGATGTTATGAAACGGAAGCCGAGAAAACAAAATGAAAGTGTCTTTGCGCGTGGTCTCGGTTGGAAAATTATTAGTCGGGGCATTATGATCGGTGTTGTGACAATCGTTGCTTTTGCACTCACGTACAACAATAACCCTGAACAACTCATTTTAGCGCAAACTGTTGCCTTTTTAACACTCGTTATGGCACAGTTAATTCATGTGTTTGATTGTCGCAGTGAATATTCCATTTACCACAGAAATTTATTTGAAAACAAATACTTAGTAGGAGCTGTATTCATCTCAGTTTTGCTTATGATTGCCGTCATCTATGTACCTCAGCTTCAACCCATTTTCCATACTGTTCCTCTTGGTTTACAAGAGTGGCTACTCGTTATGGGGATGGCTGCCATTCCAACTGTTGTTCTTGGTGGTTTTCAATTGTTTAAAAAGCAAGACGTTCGTACAGCTCAATAA
- a CDS encoding Rqc2 family fibronectin-binding protein translates to MSYDGMMTRAITYELQHLIGGRISKIHQPFKTELIMTIRAQGKNHSLLASANAQFARLHVTTEKYDNPSEPPMFCMLLRKHLEGGFIRSITQDGFDRVIRMSVANKDELGDQTERILLFEIMGRHSNIILVNPHTETILDSIKHVRFDQSSYRTVGPGQVYKAPPAQEKENPFQAKATDVIKQLDFNAGKMDKQLVSAFAGVSPLLAKEIVHRAGFANQQTVPNSFVALMEQIQNHQYTFTLRKGPKETFSYLSLHHIEGEERVFPTASELLDAYYYGKAERDRVKQQAHDLERLLKNEYQKNIRKLKKLEQTLTQAEEATQFQKIGELLTANIHAIKRGMTEIDVVDYYDEAGGTITIELDLQKTPSENAQWFFKKYQKAKTARLEVVDQLVKTEQELAYLESLIQQMDSASPRDVEEIREELMQEGYIKKRQQQGKKKKKQATNPTLERYQSSTGIELLVGKNNRQNDYLTNRLARQNEIWLHTKEIPGSHVVVRDMDPDETTLKEAALIAAFFSKARDSSSVPVDYTKVRHVKKPSGAKPGYVTYDNQTTLFVTPDEDIVKQLKL, encoded by the coding sequence ATGTCTTATGATGGCATGATGACAAGAGCTATCACGTATGAGCTTCAACACTTAATAGGTGGGCGAATATCAAAAATTCACCAACCATTTAAAACGGAATTAATAATGACAATTCGAGCACAAGGAAAAAATCATTCGTTGCTCGCTTCAGCCAATGCTCAATTCGCACGGCTTCATGTAACAACTGAAAAATATGATAACCCAAGTGAACCACCAATGTTTTGCATGCTGCTACGTAAGCATCTTGAAGGCGGATTTATTCGCTCGATTACTCAGGACGGCTTTGACCGAGTGATCCGAATGTCTGTTGCAAATAAAGATGAACTTGGCGATCAAACAGAACGCATACTACTCTTTGAAATCATGGGACGACATAGCAATATTATTCTTGTTAATCCTCACACAGAAACCATTTTAGATAGTATAAAGCACGTTCGCTTTGACCAAAGCAGCTATCGAACAGTTGGACCAGGTCAAGTGTACAAAGCACCTCCTGCTCAAGAAAAAGAAAATCCGTTTCAAGCGAAGGCAACCGATGTTATAAAACAACTTGATTTCAATGCGGGGAAAATGGACAAGCAGCTTGTCTCTGCATTTGCAGGCGTATCACCATTACTCGCTAAAGAAATCGTTCATCGGGCGGGATTTGCAAACCAACAAACGGTACCGAATTCATTTGTTGCGCTTATGGAACAAATCCAAAATCATCAGTACACATTCACCTTGCGAAAAGGACCAAAAGAAACGTTTTCGTATCTTTCCCTTCACCATATAGAAGGAGAAGAGCGAGTGTTTCCAACCGCAAGCGAGCTACTTGATGCGTATTACTACGGAAAAGCAGAGCGAGATCGGGTTAAACAACAAGCTCACGATTTAGAGCGACTGTTGAAAAACGAATACCAAAAAAACATTCGTAAACTGAAGAAGCTTGAGCAAACATTAACCCAAGCGGAAGAAGCGACTCAGTTTCAAAAAATAGGTGAACTGCTCACAGCGAATATTCATGCTATTAAGCGTGGAATGACTGAAATTGACGTGGTTGATTATTACGATGAAGCTGGCGGAACAATCACTATTGAGCTTGATCTACAGAAAACACCATCTGAAAATGCCCAATGGTTTTTCAAAAAATACCAAAAAGCTAAAACCGCTCGATTAGAAGTTGTTGATCAGCTAGTAAAAACAGAACAAGAATTAGCGTATTTAGAATCCCTTATTCAACAAATGGACTCTGCTTCTCCACGAGATGTTGAGGAAATTCGTGAAGAATTAATGCAAGAAGGGTATATTAAAAAGCGTCAGCAACAAGGGAAAAAGAAAAAGAAGCAAGCAACTAACCCAACCCTTGAACGTTATCAGTCATCAACTGGAATTGAGCTTCTCGTCGGCAAAAATAACCGTCAGAATGACTATCTTACGAATCGACTGGCTCGTCAAAACGAGATTTGGCTGCATACAAAAGAGATTCCAGGTTCACATGTTGTCGTTCGGGACATGGACCCTGATGAGACGACGCTAAAAGAAGCTGCCCTTATCGCTGCTTTTTTCTCTAAAGCTCGAGATTCAAGCTCGGTACCAGTTGACTACACGAAAGTTCGGCACGTAAAAAAACCAAGTGGTGCTAAGCCAGGTTACGTCACATACGATAACCAAACAACCCTTTTCGTCACACCAGATGAAGACATCGTGAAACAATTGAAGCTGTAA
- a CDS encoding class I SAM-dependent methyltransferase yields MEGSEFDPLVQFFDDMVSTRWLSTIHEQLKAFSGTWQDKAVLDVGCGTGRLLLRGAHEAKSLTGIDISREMVRKANELFKEAHMEDKAKAIVGDAMNLPLSGTTYDLVFSTCALFLLPSIETGLHELRKATTPGGNLFLLNPAPHMSVAAASTYASTHQFSEKETAFLIKWATVSERRHRKSEHQLTQLLKGAGYFTIEHEPVLDGLGLLTKAC; encoded by the coding sequence ATGGAAGGAAGCGAATTTGATCCATTGGTTCAGTTTTTTGATGACATGGTTTCTACAAGATGGCTTTCAACAATTCACGAACAGCTAAAAGCGTTCTCAGGTACGTGGCAAGACAAAGCGGTTTTAGATGTAGGGTGCGGAACGGGTCGTCTTCTTCTTAGAGGCGCTCATGAAGCGAAGTCGTTAACTGGCATAGATATTTCCAGGGAAATGGTTAGGAAAGCAAATGAATTGTTTAAAGAGGCTCATATGGAGGATAAAGCGAAAGCAATTGTAGGCGATGCTATGAATTTACCTTTAAGTGGCACTACTTATGATCTTGTATTTTCAACGTGTGCGCTATTTTTACTACCTTCTATCGAGACAGGGCTTCATGAGCTAAGAAAAGCAACGACTCCTGGTGGCAATCTTTTTTTATTAAATCCTGCTCCTCATATGTCAGTCGCAGCGGCAAGCACATATGCGAGCACTCATCAATTTTCGGAAAAGGAAACCGCCTTTCTTATAAAATGGGCAACGGTATCGGAGCGGCGCCATCGCAAAAGTGAACACCAGTTAACACAATTGTTAAAAGGAGCTGGTTATTTCACCATCGAGCATGAACCGGTGCTTGACGGGCTTGGCCTGTTGACAAAAGCTTGTTAA
- the pyrE gene encoding orotate phosphoribosyltransferase, giving the protein MSQKIANHLLDIKAVTLSPNEPFTWSSGMKSPIYCDNRLTLSYPNVRKDIARGLAQLIMKYAPDAEVIAGTATAGIPHAAWVADELNLPMIYVRGSAKGHGKKNKIEGHLAAASKVVIIEDLISTGGSSIAAAEAVRESGGDVCFVAAIFSYQLQAAEVQFQEANLPYHVLSEYETLIEQAKQRGLISEQEQRKLEVWRENPQNEEWLVVQ; this is encoded by the coding sequence ATGAGTCAAAAAATTGCCAATCACTTATTAGATATCAAAGCGGTAACACTATCGCCAAATGAACCATTTACATGGAGCTCAGGGATGAAATCGCCCATTTATTGCGACAATCGTTTGACACTTTCCTATCCTAATGTGCGTAAAGACATTGCTAGAGGGTTAGCACAATTAATAATGAAATATGCTCCAGATGCTGAAGTCATTGCAGGAACCGCTACAGCGGGCATTCCACACGCTGCTTGGGTGGCTGACGAACTCAACTTACCAATGATCTACGTAAGAGGAAGTGCAAAAGGGCATGGAAAGAAAAATAAAATTGAAGGACATTTAGCTGCCGCTAGCAAAGTAGTTATAATTGAAGACTTAATTTCTACAGGTGGAAGCTCAATTGCCGCTGCTGAAGCAGTGCGAGAAAGTGGAGGGGACGTTTGCTTTGTTGCAGCAATCTTTTCGTACCAATTGCAAGCAGCAGAAGTACAGTTTCAAGAAGCGAACCTTCCTTACCATGTGTTAAGTGAATACGAAACGCTGATTGAACAGGCAAAACAAAGAGGGCTTATTTCGGAACAAGAGCAACGCAAGCTCGAGGTATGGCGTGAGAATCCTCAAAACGAAGAGTGGCTTGTGGTGCAATGA